A stretch of the Equus caballus isolate H_3958 breed thoroughbred chromosome X, TB-T2T, whole genome shotgun sequence genome encodes the following:
- the PORCN gene encoding protein-serine O-palmitoleoyltransferase porcupine isoform X5: MVWVVLLSLLCYLVLFLCRHSSHRGVFLSVTILIYLLMGEMHMVDTVTWHKMRGAQMIVAMKAVSLGFDLDRGEVGAVPSPVEFMGYLYFVGTIVFGPWISFHSYLQAVQGRPLSRQWLQKVARSLALALLCLVLSTCVGPYLFPYFIPLDGDRLLRKWLRAYESAVSFHFSNYFVGFLSEATATLAGAGFTEEKDHLEWDLTVSKPLNVELPRSMVEVVTSWNLPMSYWLNNYVFKNALRLGTFSAVLVTYAASALLHGFSFHLAAVLLSLAFITYVEHVLRKRLARILSACVLSKRCPPDCSHQHRLGLGVRALNLLFGALAIFHLAYLGSLFDVDVDDTTEEQGYGMAYTVHKWSELSWASHWVTFGCWIFYRLIG; encoded by the exons ATGGTTTGGGTCGTGCTGCTCAGCCTCCTGTGCTACCTCGTGCTGTTCCTCTGCCGACACTCCTCCCATCGCGGAGTCTTCCTCTCCGTCACCATCCTTATCTACCTACTCATGGG TGAGATGCACATGGTGGACACTGTGACGTGGCACAAGATGCGAG GGGCCCAGATGATCGTGGCCATGAAGGCGGTGTCTTTGGGCTTCGACCTGGACCGAGGCGAGGTCGGTGCGGTGCCCTCACCCGTGGAGTTCATGGGCTACCTCTACTTTGTGGGCACCATCGTCTTTGGGCCCTGGATATCCTTCCACAGCTACCTACAGGCTGTCCAAGGCCGCCCGCTG AGCCGCCAGTGGCTGCAGAAGGTGGCCCGGAGCCTGGCGCTGGCCCTGCTGTGCCTTGTGCTGTCCACCTGTGTGGGCCCCTACCTCTTCCCATACTTCATCCCCCTCGATGGTGACCGCCTCCTTCGCAA GTGGCTGCGAGCCTACGAGAGTGCTGTCTCCTTCCACTTCAGCAACTATTTTGTGGGCTTTCTGTCCGAGGCCACGGCCACGTTGGCGGGGGCTGGCTTCACCGAGGAGAAGGATCACCTGGAATG GGACCTGACAGTGTCCAAGCCACTGAACGTGGAACTGCCCCGGTCCATGGTCGAAGTTGTCACGAGCTGGAACCTGCCCATGTCTTATTGGCTAAATAACT ATGTTTTCAAGAATGCTCTCCGCCTGGGGACCTTCTCAGCCGTGCTGGTCACCTATGCAGCTAGCGCCCTCCTGCAC GGCTTCAGCTTCCATCTGGCTGCGGTGCTGCTGTCCCTGGCCTTTATCACTTACGTGGAGCACG TCCTCCGGAAGCGCCTGGCTCGGATCCTCAGTGCCTGCGTCTTGTCCAAACGGTGCCCACCAGACTGTTCACACCAGCATCGCTTG GGCCTGGGGGTGCGAGCCTTAAATCTGCTCTTTGGGGCCCTGGCCATCTTCCACCTGGCCTACCTGGGCTCCCTGTTTGATGTCGATGTGGACGATACCACAGAGGAGCAG GGCTACGGCATGGCATACACTGTCCACAAGTGGTCAGAGCTCAGCTGGGCCAGTCACTGGGTCACTTTTGGATGCTGGATCTTCTACCGTCTCATAGGCTGA
- the PORCN gene encoding protein-serine O-palmitoleoyltransferase porcupine isoform X3, with the protein MATFSRQEFFQQLLQGCLLPTAQQGLDQIWLLLAICLACRLLWRLGLPSYLKHASTVAGGFFSLYHFFQLHMVWVVLLSLLCYLVLFLCRHSSHRGVFLSVTILIYLLMGEMHMVDTVTWHKMRGAQMIVAMKAVSLGFDLDRGEVGAVPSPVEFMGYLYFVGTIVFGPWISFHSYLQAVQGRPLSRQWLQKVARSLALALLCLVLSTCVGPYLFPYFIPLDGDRLLRKWLRAYESAVSFHFSNYFVGFLSEATATLAGAGFTEEKDHLEWDLTVSKPLNVELPRSMVEVVTSWNLPMSYWLNNYVFKNALRLGTFSAVLVTYAASALLHGFSFHLAAVLLSLAFITYVEHVLRKRLARILSACVLSKRCPPDCSHQHRLGLGVRALNLLFGALAIFHLAYLGSLFDVDVDDTTEEQGYGMAYTVHKWSELSWASHWVTFGCWIFYRLIG; encoded by the exons ATGGCCACCTTCAGCCGCCAGGAATTTTTCCAGCAGCTGCTGCAGGGCTGTCTCCTTCCTACTGCCCAGCAGGGCCTTGACCAGATCTGGCTGCTCCTCGCCATCTGCCTCGCCTGCCGCCTCCTCTGGAGGCTCG GGTTGCCATCCTACCTGAAGCACGCAAGCACCGTGGCAGGCGGGTTCTTCAGCCTCTACCACTTCTTCCAGCTGCACATGGTTTGGGTCGTGCTGCTCAGCCTCCTGTGCTACCTCGTGCTGTTCCTCTGCCGACACTCCTCCCATCGCGGAGTCTTCCTCTCCGTCACCATCCTTATCTACCTACTCATGGG TGAGATGCACATGGTGGACACTGTGACGTGGCACAAGATGCGAG GGGCCCAGATGATCGTGGCCATGAAGGCGGTGTCTTTGGGCTTCGACCTGGACCGAGGCGAGGTCGGTGCGGTGCCCTCACCCGTGGAGTTCATGGGCTACCTCTACTTTGTGGGCACCATCGTCTTTGGGCCCTGGATATCCTTCCACAGCTACCTACAGGCTGTCCAAGGCCGCCCGCTG AGCCGCCAGTGGCTGCAGAAGGTGGCCCGGAGCCTGGCGCTGGCCCTGCTGTGCCTTGTGCTGTCCACCTGTGTGGGCCCCTACCTCTTCCCATACTTCATCCCCCTCGATGGTGACCGCCTCCTTCGCAA GTGGCTGCGAGCCTACGAGAGTGCTGTCTCCTTCCACTTCAGCAACTATTTTGTGGGCTTTCTGTCCGAGGCCACGGCCACGTTGGCGGGGGCTGGCTTCACCGAGGAGAAGGATCACCTGGAATG GGACCTGACAGTGTCCAAGCCACTGAACGTGGAACTGCCCCGGTCCATGGTCGAAGTTGTCACGAGCTGGAACCTGCCCATGTCTTATTGGCTAAATAACT ATGTTTTCAAGAATGCTCTCCGCCTGGGGACCTTCTCAGCCGTGCTGGTCACCTATGCAGCTAGCGCCCTCCTGCAC GGCTTCAGCTTCCATCTGGCTGCGGTGCTGCTGTCCCTGGCCTTTATCACTTACGTGGAGCACG TCCTCCGGAAGCGCCTGGCTCGGATCCTCAGTGCCTGCGTCTTGTCCAAACGGTGCCCACCAGACTGTTCACACCAGCATCGCTTG GGCCTGGGGGTGCGAGCCTTAAATCTGCTCTTTGGGGCCCTGGCCATCTTCCACCTGGCCTACCTGGGCTCCCTGTTTGATGTCGATGTGGACGATACCACAGAGGAGCAG GGCTACGGCATGGCATACACTGTCCACAAGTGGTCAGAGCTCAGCTGGGCCAGTCACTGGGTCACTTTTGGATGCTGGATCTTCTACCGTCTCATAGGCTGA
- the PORCN gene encoding protein-serine O-palmitoleoyltransferase porcupine isoform X4 produces MVWVVLLSLLCYLVLFLCRHSSHRGVFLSVTILIYLLMGEMHMVDTVTWHKMRGAQMIVAMKAVSLGFDLDRGEVGAVPSPVEFMGYLYFVGTIVFGPWISFHSYLQAVQGRPLSRQWLQKVARSLALALLCLVLSTCVGPYLFPYFIPLDGDRLLRNKKRKARGTMVRWLRAYESAVSFHFSNYFVGFLSEATATLAGAGFTEEKDHLEWDLTVSKPLNVELPRSMVEVVTSWNLPMSYWLNNYVFKNALRLGTFSAVLVTYAASALLHGFSFHLAAVLLSLAFITYVEHVLRKRLARILSACVLSKRCPPDCSHQHRLGLGVRALNLLFGALAIFHLAYLGSLFDVDVDDTTEEQGYGMAYTVHKWSELSWASHWVTFGCWIFYRLIG; encoded by the exons ATGGTTTGGGTCGTGCTGCTCAGCCTCCTGTGCTACCTCGTGCTGTTCCTCTGCCGACACTCCTCCCATCGCGGAGTCTTCCTCTCCGTCACCATCCTTATCTACCTACTCATGGG TGAGATGCACATGGTGGACACTGTGACGTGGCACAAGATGCGAG GGGCCCAGATGATCGTGGCCATGAAGGCGGTGTCTTTGGGCTTCGACCTGGACCGAGGCGAGGTCGGTGCGGTGCCCTCACCCGTGGAGTTCATGGGCTACCTCTACTTTGTGGGCACCATCGTCTTTGGGCCCTGGATATCCTTCCACAGCTACCTACAGGCTGTCCAAGGCCGCCCGCTG AGCCGCCAGTGGCTGCAGAAGGTGGCCCGGAGCCTGGCGCTGGCCCTGCTGTGCCTTGTGCTGTCCACCTGTGTGGGCCCCTACCTCTTCCCATACTTCATCCCCCTCGATGGTGACCGCCTCCTTCGCAA CAAGAAACGCAAAGCCAG GGGCACCATGGTAAG GTGGCTGCGAGCCTACGAGAGTGCTGTCTCCTTCCACTTCAGCAACTATTTTGTGGGCTTTCTGTCCGAGGCCACGGCCACGTTGGCGGGGGCTGGCTTCACCGAGGAGAAGGATCACCTGGAATG GGACCTGACAGTGTCCAAGCCACTGAACGTGGAACTGCCCCGGTCCATGGTCGAAGTTGTCACGAGCTGGAACCTGCCCATGTCTTATTGGCTAAATAACT ATGTTTTCAAGAATGCTCTCCGCCTGGGGACCTTCTCAGCCGTGCTGGTCACCTATGCAGCTAGCGCCCTCCTGCAC GGCTTCAGCTTCCATCTGGCTGCGGTGCTGCTGTCCCTGGCCTTTATCACTTACGTGGAGCACG TCCTCCGGAAGCGCCTGGCTCGGATCCTCAGTGCCTGCGTCTTGTCCAAACGGTGCCCACCAGACTGTTCACACCAGCATCGCTTG GGCCTGGGGGTGCGAGCCTTAAATCTGCTCTTTGGGGCCCTGGCCATCTTCCACCTGGCCTACCTGGGCTCCCTGTTTGATGTCGATGTGGACGATACCACAGAGGAGCAG GGCTACGGCATGGCATACACTGTCCACAAGTGGTCAGAGCTCAGCTGGGCCAGTCACTGGGTCACTTTTGGATGCTGGATCTTCTACCGTCTCATAGGCTGA
- the PORCN gene encoding protein-serine O-palmitoleoyltransferase porcupine isoform X1: MATFSRQEFFQQLLQGCLLPTAQQGLDQIWLLLAICLACRLLWRLGLPSYLKHASTVAGGFFSLYHFFQLHMVWVVLLSLLCYLVLFLCRHSSHRGVFLSVTILIYLLMGEMHMVDTVTWHKMRGAQMIVAMKAVSLGFDLDRGEVGAVPSPVEFMGYLYFVGTIVFGPWISFHSYLQAVQGRPLSRQWLQKVARSLALALLCLVLSTCVGPYLFPYFIPLDGDRLLRNKKRKARGTMVRWLRAYESAVSFHFSNYFVGFLSEATATLAGAGFTEEKDHLEWDLTVSKPLNVELPRSMVEVVTSWNLPMSYWLNNYVFKNALRLGTFSAVLVTYAASALLHGFSFHLAAVLLSLAFITYVEHVLRKRLARILSACVLSKRCPPDCSHQHRLGLGVRALNLLFGALAIFHLAYLGSLFDVDVDDTTEEQGYGMAYTVHKWSELSWASHWVTFGCWIFYRLIG, from the exons ATGGCCACCTTCAGCCGCCAGGAATTTTTCCAGCAGCTGCTGCAGGGCTGTCTCCTTCCTACTGCCCAGCAGGGCCTTGACCAGATCTGGCTGCTCCTCGCCATCTGCCTCGCCTGCCGCCTCCTCTGGAGGCTCG GGTTGCCATCCTACCTGAAGCACGCAAGCACCGTGGCAGGCGGGTTCTTCAGCCTCTACCACTTCTTCCAGCTGCACATGGTTTGGGTCGTGCTGCTCAGCCTCCTGTGCTACCTCGTGCTGTTCCTCTGCCGACACTCCTCCCATCGCGGAGTCTTCCTCTCCGTCACCATCCTTATCTACCTACTCATGGG TGAGATGCACATGGTGGACACTGTGACGTGGCACAAGATGCGAG GGGCCCAGATGATCGTGGCCATGAAGGCGGTGTCTTTGGGCTTCGACCTGGACCGAGGCGAGGTCGGTGCGGTGCCCTCACCCGTGGAGTTCATGGGCTACCTCTACTTTGTGGGCACCATCGTCTTTGGGCCCTGGATATCCTTCCACAGCTACCTACAGGCTGTCCAAGGCCGCCCGCTG AGCCGCCAGTGGCTGCAGAAGGTGGCCCGGAGCCTGGCGCTGGCCCTGCTGTGCCTTGTGCTGTCCACCTGTGTGGGCCCCTACCTCTTCCCATACTTCATCCCCCTCGATGGTGACCGCCTCCTTCGCAA CAAGAAACGCAAAGCCAG GGGCACCATGGTAAG GTGGCTGCGAGCCTACGAGAGTGCTGTCTCCTTCCACTTCAGCAACTATTTTGTGGGCTTTCTGTCCGAGGCCACGGCCACGTTGGCGGGGGCTGGCTTCACCGAGGAGAAGGATCACCTGGAATG GGACCTGACAGTGTCCAAGCCACTGAACGTGGAACTGCCCCGGTCCATGGTCGAAGTTGTCACGAGCTGGAACCTGCCCATGTCTTATTGGCTAAATAACT ATGTTTTCAAGAATGCTCTCCGCCTGGGGACCTTCTCAGCCGTGCTGGTCACCTATGCAGCTAGCGCCCTCCTGCAC GGCTTCAGCTTCCATCTGGCTGCGGTGCTGCTGTCCCTGGCCTTTATCACTTACGTGGAGCACG TCCTCCGGAAGCGCCTGGCTCGGATCCTCAGTGCCTGCGTCTTGTCCAAACGGTGCCCACCAGACTGTTCACACCAGCATCGCTTG GGCCTGGGGGTGCGAGCCTTAAATCTGCTCTTTGGGGCCCTGGCCATCTTCCACCTGGCCTACCTGGGCTCCCTGTTTGATGTCGATGTGGACGATACCACAGAGGAGCAG GGCTACGGCATGGCATACACTGTCCACAAGTGGTCAGAGCTCAGCTGGGCCAGTCACTGGGTCACTTTTGGATGCTGGATCTTCTACCGTCTCATAGGCTGA
- the PORCN gene encoding protein-serine O-palmitoleoyltransferase porcupine isoform X2 has translation MATFSRQEFFQQLLQGCLLPTAQQGLDQIWLLLAICLACRLLWRLGLPSYLKHASTVAGGFFSLYHFFQLHMVWVVLLSLLCYLVLFLCRHSSHRGVFLSVTILIYLLMGEMHMVDTVTWHKMRGAQMIVAMKAVSLGFDLDRGEVGAVPSPVEFMGYLYFVGTIVFGPWISFHSYLQAVQGRPLSRQWLQKVARSLALALLCLVLSTCVGPYLFPYFIPLDGDRLLRKGTMVRWLRAYESAVSFHFSNYFVGFLSEATATLAGAGFTEEKDHLEWDLTVSKPLNVELPRSMVEVVTSWNLPMSYWLNNYVFKNALRLGTFSAVLVTYAASALLHGFSFHLAAVLLSLAFITYVEHVLRKRLARILSACVLSKRCPPDCSHQHRLGLGVRALNLLFGALAIFHLAYLGSLFDVDVDDTTEEQGYGMAYTVHKWSELSWASHWVTFGCWIFYRLIG, from the exons ATGGCCACCTTCAGCCGCCAGGAATTTTTCCAGCAGCTGCTGCAGGGCTGTCTCCTTCCTACTGCCCAGCAGGGCCTTGACCAGATCTGGCTGCTCCTCGCCATCTGCCTCGCCTGCCGCCTCCTCTGGAGGCTCG GGTTGCCATCCTACCTGAAGCACGCAAGCACCGTGGCAGGCGGGTTCTTCAGCCTCTACCACTTCTTCCAGCTGCACATGGTTTGGGTCGTGCTGCTCAGCCTCCTGTGCTACCTCGTGCTGTTCCTCTGCCGACACTCCTCCCATCGCGGAGTCTTCCTCTCCGTCACCATCCTTATCTACCTACTCATGGG TGAGATGCACATGGTGGACACTGTGACGTGGCACAAGATGCGAG GGGCCCAGATGATCGTGGCCATGAAGGCGGTGTCTTTGGGCTTCGACCTGGACCGAGGCGAGGTCGGTGCGGTGCCCTCACCCGTGGAGTTCATGGGCTACCTCTACTTTGTGGGCACCATCGTCTTTGGGCCCTGGATATCCTTCCACAGCTACCTACAGGCTGTCCAAGGCCGCCCGCTG AGCCGCCAGTGGCTGCAGAAGGTGGCCCGGAGCCTGGCGCTGGCCCTGCTGTGCCTTGTGCTGTCCACCTGTGTGGGCCCCTACCTCTTCCCATACTTCATCCCCCTCGATGGTGACCGCCTCCTTCGCAA GGGCACCATGGTAAG GTGGCTGCGAGCCTACGAGAGTGCTGTCTCCTTCCACTTCAGCAACTATTTTGTGGGCTTTCTGTCCGAGGCCACGGCCACGTTGGCGGGGGCTGGCTTCACCGAGGAGAAGGATCACCTGGAATG GGACCTGACAGTGTCCAAGCCACTGAACGTGGAACTGCCCCGGTCCATGGTCGAAGTTGTCACGAGCTGGAACCTGCCCATGTCTTATTGGCTAAATAACT ATGTTTTCAAGAATGCTCTCCGCCTGGGGACCTTCTCAGCCGTGCTGGTCACCTATGCAGCTAGCGCCCTCCTGCAC GGCTTCAGCTTCCATCTGGCTGCGGTGCTGCTGTCCCTGGCCTTTATCACTTACGTGGAGCACG TCCTCCGGAAGCGCCTGGCTCGGATCCTCAGTGCCTGCGTCTTGTCCAAACGGTGCCCACCAGACTGTTCACACCAGCATCGCTTG GGCCTGGGGGTGCGAGCCTTAAATCTGCTCTTTGGGGCCCTGGCCATCTTCCACCTGGCCTACCTGGGCTCCCTGTTTGATGTCGATGTGGACGATACCACAGAGGAGCAG GGCTACGGCATGGCATACACTGTCCACAAGTGGTCAGAGCTCAGCTGGGCCAGTCACTGGGTCACTTTTGGATGCTGGATCTTCTACCGTCTCATAGGCTGA